From the genome of Bacteroidota bacterium:
TACGATGGCAGCGGCAAAGATTAAACTTGGTCTTCAGGATACATTGACCCTTGGTAACTTAAACTCAAAGCGTGACTGGGGATTTGCGAAAGAGTACGTTGAAGGAATGTGGAGGATGCTCCAACTTGATAAACCGGAAGATTTTGTTTTAGCAACCGGGGAAACCCATGAAGTTCGAAAGTTTGTGGAGGCTGCATTCAATGAGCTTGGAATAGAACTTCGCTGGGAAGGTGCAGCAGAGAATGAAAAAGGAATTGATAAGAAAACAGGTAAGGTATTGGTTTCAGTAGATCCTAAATACTATCGTCCAACTGAAGTAGACCTGTTGATCGGTGATGCTTCAAAAGCAAAGCAGAAGCTGGGATGGGAAGCGACGACAAAATTTGCTGATCTTGCCCGCTTAATGGCCAAAGCAGATTATGAACTGGTGAAAAAACGGGGATATTAAAACCGTCACACAAAGACACAAAGGAAAAAGTATTGCGAACCTCCAGTTTGCGGCATCTTTTTCTTAAAAGTAAATCTCGCAGTTTTTTAATTCTTTGTGCCTTTATGTGATGCTATTAAAACTTTGATCAATGGATAAAAACTCAAAAATATATATAGCCGGCCATAGAGGATTAGTAGGATCTGCAATCCTTCGTCTTCTTCAAGAACGAGGATATTCGAACCTGCTCTATAAAACGCACACAGAGCTTGACTTAACTGATCAAGCTGAAGTAAAAGAGTTCTTTGAACAGGAAAAACCGGAGTATGTATTTCTTGCTGCTGCAAGAGTTGGCGGAATCCATGCGAACAATTCGTATCCAGCGGAGTTTATCTATGAGAATCTTGCCGTGCAAAACAATGTGATTCATTTTTCATACTTGAACGGCGCGAAAAAACTTTGCTTCCTTGGCAGTTCATGTATTTATCCAAAGCTGGCTCCTCAGCCGATGAAAGAAGACTACTTACTGGATGGTAAACTTGAACCGACCAATGAGCCGTATGCTATAGCTAAGATTGCCGGGATTGAGATGGCGAAATCATACAACCGCCAATACGGAACGAATTATATCTCTGTAATGCCGACGAATCTGTACGGACCAAACGATAATTTTGATCTTCAAAATTCCCATGTGTTGCCAGCATTGATCAGAAAATTTGTCGAAGCCAAAGAAAAAAATCACCCATCAGTAGTATTATGGGGTTCCGGAAAACCCCGGCGCGAGTTCTTGTATGTTGATGATATGGCCGATGCGTGTATCTTTTTAATGAACACGTATGATGGCAATGAGTTTGTGAATATCGGCACCGGTGAAGATGTGACAATTCTTGAAGTTGCCCAACTGATCAAAGAAATTGTTGGTTATCAAGGCGTATTGGAGTTTGACGCAACAAAACCGGACGGGACACCGAGAAAATTGTTGGATGTTTCCCGAATCAATGCGCTCGGATGGAAAGCAACAGTGTCGTTGAAGGATGGATTAGTAAAAGCGATTGATTGGTACAAAAAAAATAGAGAAATGTAAAGCAGATTTGAACTCTCTCACAATTTTTCGTATCTTTGATACAAGAATTGGGGCTGTAGCTCAGTTTGGGAGAGCGATTCGTTCGCAACGAATAGGTCGTCGGTTCGATCCCGATCAGCTCCACAGTAAAGCTCAAAAGAATTCTGCGCCGTAGACGCTTCCGCATTTGGCGGAGATCCCGATCAGCTCCACTACGATAGTTTTAGAAATTGCCAAGCCCTGTACAACTTTATATTAGACAATCCTGCCAGGTCCGGAAGGAAGCAACAGCCTCTAATGGAGAGTGTGATGCAGTAAGCTTGGCTTTTTTATTATCTCTCTTGTAGAAACTAATACTAAAAGTTAGACAATCCTGCCAGTCCGGCCTACGGTTCGTAGAGTCTACGACTCGTAGAGAAGGAAGCAACAGCCTCTAATGGAGAGTGTGATGCAGCCCAAAGGGTCATAGATAAGCTTGGCTTTTTTATTTTAATGAAAAAATAAAAAGGGGATTAAAGAATTGATTTGAGTTCCTGAGCAAACTTCTCCTTCGATTGCATGCCAATCATCTTTTTTACGATCTTTCCACTTCTATCAATATAAAATGTTGTGGGATATCCCCTCAATCCTCCAAAGGCCTCTTCAAGATTTCCGTTATCTATCACGATAGGATATGTCACCTGATATTTTTTGACAAACTCTGAGACAAGATCCATTGCATCGTCACCCCGATCAGCTGAGATACCGATAAATGCTATACCTTGTGACGCATATTCTTTACTTAGCTCTACAAGGTCTGGAGTTTCTCTAACGCACGGTCCACACCACGTCGCCCAGAAATTAACAAGGACAGCTTTTCCTTTAGAATATTCAACAAATGAAACCTGTTTTCCATCTTGATTGTACCATGTAAAGTCTGGTGCCTGCTCGCCATTAGGCTGTTTATTGGTCAACAAGAGAGAGACATTTTCCCTGTATTGAGAGGAGGCTTGTTGATTATTGGACTGTTGTTCGGTTTTTGATTGGCAGCTAAGCAGTGATAGTGCGAAGAGTGCGGTGATAACATAATTCATTACTTCAATTCCTTTTCGGTAAGGAGTGCGATCATTTCATCTTTTTTCATTCCGCTGACCGCGGAGCAGAGTGTGTTTTTATAACGCCACATTACCAGCGTCATGTTATTAGCAAGCTCTCGAACATACCAATCTGTTTTCTTCAGTTCCTCTCGAGCATCATTCGGTAATCCGATGGTCGTTCCATCCATTGCATCACTCATGGATGCTTGATAGATATAGATAATATTTTTTTCGTCAACCTGATAGATAACATGGGCAAGTTTCACTCCGTCAATCTCCGATAACCTACCGGCGCAGGAACTGCACCCTTTCATCTTCGGAACATTCACATCGAACCCAACTTCTTTTGCTAAAAATGAACGGACGGCATCTTCTGTGCTGACAAGCTGCGGTTTAATCGATCCGCCGATTACTGCTTGATAATTTTTTAATGATTGCGAAATGATATTTGCTTCATCCGCCATTCCAGGAGTAGAAGGAATGAATAATGAATAGATCCCAATCGCTACCACAGCAACAGCCACAAGCGCTATTGCCGGATTCAATTGGAAGCCGAAGAGTTTCCTAAACCAGGAACTATTCGAAGAATTCAATGTAGCATTGATAATAGAGTAATATACTTCGGACGGGACGCTTTGGCGTTGTAATTTTGAATGGACAACATTCTTTGTTGCCTGCATTGACTTGAATTCAAAATTGCAATGAGGGCATACGTGCGCATGCTGCATTAATTCGTTTGTTCGTTCGTCGGACAAACGTTGATCAACAATTTCGCATACACATTCTTTAAATTCACTGCATTTCACTGGAGCACCTTTGTTTCAATTAATCATTCGCCTCTTTTTTGATGAAGCCGCGTTTTTTTGCATAATCGTATAATCTGGCGTACAACAGTTTCCTTCCCCGATGCAATCTAGACCGAACCGTACCAACAGGAATTTGAAGGAATTCTGCGATCTCTTCGTATGCCAATCCTTCAATATCACAAAGAATCACTACTGTTCGAAATTCTTCCGGCAACAATTCCAGTGCTTTTGAAACGTCATCATCGAGTAACTGACCGAATATTTTTTCCTGAAGATCGTTGTCATCGCTGTTTTGGTCGCGGATGAGATTGTAATATCCTTCAATCTCATCATAATCAACTTTATCCGGTTCTTTGGCTTCTTTCCGGTAAAGGTTGATGTATGTATTTTTCATAATCCTAAACAACCAGGCCCGTAAGTTCGTTCCTTGTTCAAACTTGTCCCAAAAACGGTACGCCTTTAAAAAAGTCTCCTGCAATAAGTCGCTGGCATCTTCTTTGTTTCCCGTCATTCGAATACCATAATTATACAGTACTTCCATGTGAGGGAGTGTTTGTTGCTCAAATTCCTTGTGACGAGGATCTTGATGTATGACTGTGGAGAAGATTGGAAACATTCGTTCGTTTGACCACTGGCCTGCGCAGACGCTTTGAAAACAGCGGCGATAGGCGTGCAAGTTCCGTTGATGTGATTGAAAATACTCAGCAATAACTTACCAAAATCTCCGCTGACTTTCAACCGATCCCATTTTTAGACCTCAATCTTCACCTTGCTCACAGCGGAGAAGATTGCTATATTAGCACTATCTTTTAAAACGTATTGGTTCAATGAAACAACTCTTTCTCAGTGTATTGTGTCTCTTCCTTTGTGGTTGTACTTCATATACTTCACAGAAACAATCGACGCAAAATGATCATGCCAGTAATCGTTGGCTTCCGAACGGACATTTCCTTACTCCCGCCGGTACATCAATATCAACCGGCGAGTTTCCTCTTGGAATGGCTCTCTCTCCCGATAAAAAATCACTTGTTGTTGTGAATAGCGGTTACTATCAGCAAACACTCTCTATAGTGAATGTTACAAATCGTTCAATTATGCAAACACTTCCGATTCGAAAATCCTGGATGGGAGCTGCGTGGGGACCCTACGGAGATTATTTTTTTGTAACGGCAGGAAATGATAACAAGGTGTATCGATATGGTTTTCATAACGATTCTGCATGGTATCTGAATTCCATTAAGCTGGCTGAAGAAGCACCCGCAGCATTTATATCGCCAACCGGATTGGCAATCACTTCCGAAGGGGATAAAATTTATACTGTATCACGAATAACGCCAGCATTATATAAGCTTGATGCCTATAGCAATACCATTGAAAAAACATTGGAATTTTCATCACCACTCTATTCATGTGTACTTGATGAAGTGCGAAAACTTATATACGTGAGCGAGTGGGGAAGTGCAAAGGTTGCTGTTGTTCATGCTGATGACCTTGTCAGTATAAAAGAGATTGAAGTTGGGAATCATCCTTCGGCGATGGTGATGAACAAGAAGGGAACGCATCTTTTTGTATCGAACTCCGGAGAAAATAACGTTTCAGTGATCAATCTGCAAACACTTCTTGTTGAGGAAATTATTGATGTAGCATTGAAAGTTGGTTCACCCATAGGATCCACTCCAAACGCACTAGCGATGGGACAAGGGGATTCCACATTGTATGTTGCTCTTGCAGATAATAACGCAGTTGCAGTTGTAAAAATTGTGACAATTGGAAAAAGTGTTGTAAAAGGGTTTATTCCTGTTGGATGGTATCCAACGGCAATTGAATGTGCTGATTCTGTTCTGATTGTGGCGAATGGACGAGGAGAGACTTCAGGGAAAAATTTAAACAAAGAGAACGTGTTTGAATATCTCAAAGGAACGCTGTCATTTATACCGGTTCCCTCTGATAAGGAGTTAGAGGAATATACCTCTGCGGTTTTGTCGAACAATCCTTATACGCGTGAACAATCTTTTTCTGATTGGAATGCAGATAATCCAATACCTCACTCTGTTGCTGATAGTAAGAAATCTCCAATCAAATATCTATTCTATGTCATAAAAGAAATGCGTTCATATGATGATCTCTTCGGAGACATGATTATTGGAAACGGTGATACATTATTTGCAAAATACGGCAAGAATGTTGTTCCCAATCATCAATCGCTTGCGGAAGAGTTTGTCCTTTTTGACAATTTCTATGCGAATGGTCAGAACAGTGTCAACGGAATGCAATGGAGTGTCGGCGCTTACTCTACCGATTATACGGAAAAAACTGTTCCGACATTATTCGGACGAAGAGGGGGAGTTTATAATTATGAGCATGATGGAATTGCTTCGCCGAAAAGTGGATATCTCTGGGACGCCGCTAAAAAAATTAATCTCACGGTGAGAAATTATGGAATGTTCATCGACGAAGAGGCATCCACGCGCGGAGAAATTATTCCACTCGCAAAAAGATTATTCAATATTACGTCTCCTATTTACCGAGGATGGGATTTGAACTACAGTGATACATCGAGAATTGCAGCGTGGATGAAAGAATTCGATAATTATGAAAGAGGGGATTCACTTCCACGGCTATCGTTGATCAGACTTCCAAATGACCATACGAATGGCAGGGTCAGCAGAATCAAATCGCAAAATGCATTTGTAGCGGATAATGATCTTGCATTAGGAAAATTGGTTGAGAGGATTTCTCATAGCAAGTATTGGAAAGAGTCTGCTATCTTTGTACTGGAAAGCAGTGCCAATGGCGGTTCTGATCATGTCGATGCACACCGTTCAGCAATGTTTATTATCAGTCCCTATAGTAAAAGAAAATTCGTGGATAGCAGACATTATACAACAACATCAGTGTTGAAGACAATCGAATTGATTCTGGGAATTCCTCCAATGACGCAGCACGATGCAGGTGCCGTTCCATTGTATCGTTCCTTCCAATCGGTTCCGGATACAACTGCTTATAGTGTTAAAAAGAATATTGTACCATTAAATGAATTAACCACAGTCTCACCCCAAAATTTACAAAAGTGAAAACATTATGATTATATCTATCCCAAAAGAGAATTCGGCTGTTGAAACGCGTGTACCGGTTTTGCCGTTGACAGTCGAAAAATTGGTGAAAAAAGGGGCGAAAATCCATGTTGAAGCAGGGATTGGAGCATCTTTAGGCATCACCGATGAAGAGTATAAAAAAGCCGGAGCATCAATTGAAAAGAATCGAAAGAAGCTGTTTGCATCAGGCGATATTGTGTTACGTCTGCGTAAGCCGGAATCAAAAGAGTTAGCATTGCTTAAAAAAGGAGCGATCCATATTAGTTATCTTGATCCGTTTAACGAATCAAAACTGATAACTGAAATTGCAAAGAAAAATATCTCTGCGATTTCCATGGAAATGATTCCCCGTTCAACACGTGCACAAAAGATGGATGCGTTAAGTTCACAAGCAAGCTTGGCGGGATATGCTGCGGTGATTGTTGCTGCGAATCATATCCAGAAAATTTTCCCGATGATGATGACGCCGGCAGGAACGATCCAGCCTTCCAAAGTCTTTATCATTGGTGCAGGCGTTGCTGGACTTCAGGCAATTGCTACAGCAAAACGCCTTGGTGCAAAGGTTGACGCTTTCGATACACGTCCTGTTGCAAAGAACGATGTATTATCACTCGGAGCAAAATTTGTGGAAGTTGATCTTGGCGAAACTGGCCAAACTGCACAGGGATATGCAAAGGCGTTGACAGAAGAGCAGTTGAAGAAACAGCGCGATGTGATGAAACAATATTGTGCGCAAGCAGATGTTGTGATTACCACGGCGCAAGTGTTTGGAAGAAAAGCACCCGTCATAGTCACAAAAGAAATGGTCGGAGCAATGAAACCGGGAAGTGTGATTGTCGATCTTGCTGTAGAAACGGGAGGTAATGTTGAAGGGGCGGTCGCCGGAAAAATTGTTGAGAAAAACGGAGTGAAGATCATCGGAATAAAAAACATGCCGGCACGAGTTGCCATGAATGCCAGTCTGATGTATTCCAACAACCTGTTTAACCTGTTGGATGAATTCTGGAATAAAGAGACAAAGCAGTTCGATCTGAAATTAGATGATGATATCATTAAGAGCTGTTTAATTACCCACGGAGGAAAGATCGTTCATCCGAACTTTATTCCTAAAAAAAATGAGAAATAATAATTACATATTGTGCCGTCTACTCGGCGTAGAATATTTTGAGATTTACTTTAAGGAGACAACATGCAAATAGAACTTATCTACATTCTCATCCTGGCAGGATTTGTCGGGTTTGAGATCATTAAGAAAGTAACACCCACGCTTCATACACCGTTGATGTCTGCGACAAATGCCATCTCCGGTATTTCACTTGTCGGTTCACTCGTTGTCGCTGGTGTTGCCGGTGGGGGTGAGCATTCCGATATCAGTCACCTTCTGGGATTTGTCGCTGTTACCGCTGCGACGATCAACGTAGTCGGCGGATTCATGATCACGGAGCGCATGTTGAAGATGTTCAAGAAGAAGGAGAGAAAGTCATGAATTATTATATGGAACTTGTTTACCTCGCTTCTTCAGTTCTCTTCATCATGGGTCTTAAAGGACTCAGCCACCCAGAATCGGCACGACGCGGAATGCATCTTGCAGAAATTGGTATGTTTATGGCCGTTGTGGGAACACTTGTTAGCGGGAAAATTATTACGTGGGAATGGATCATCGCAGGAATTGCAATCGGTTCGGTGATCGGAGCGGCGATGTCCATCTTCATGCCTATGACAGCCATGCCGCAGCGAATTGCACTTTCGCATGCTTTTGGTGCGCTTGCCGCAGTGTTAGTTGGAATAAACGAATATATAGAAAAAAGTTATCATGGAGAAATCACTAACGGACTGATGAGTGCGTTGGGGTTTGAGGTTCTCTTTGGCGCATTAACCGTTACCGGAAGCTTAATGGCGTTTGGAAAATTGAACGAAATGATCAAAGGTGCTCCTATTACTTATAAAGGACAAAATATTGTCAATATCACTCTCTTTTTGATCACAGTGGGAATGTTTGTTTATCTTATTTTCTCACCGTATGATGCAACCGTATTCTATACGATGATTGCTTTATCATTCCTGATCGGAATTTTCATCGTTCTCCCGATTGGTGGAGCCGATATGCCAGTGGTGATCTCGTTGATGAATTCGTATGCAGGACTTGCTGCGGCTGCAACAGGTTTTGCCATTGATAATAAAGTGTTGATCATTGCCGGATCACTAGATGGTTCATCCGGTTTTATACTTTCCATAGTCATGAGTAAGGCAATGAATCGTTCATTCGCGAATGTTCTCTTTGGTGCTGTCGGAAGTCCGCAAGTGGATACGTCAAAGCTCCATGAAGATCGTCCAATTACGCGGTTTGGCATTGAGGATACGAAATTTGTTCTTGAACAGGCTGAACGTGTGGTTGTTGTCCCCGGATATGGTATGGCAGTAGCGCAAGCTCAACATACCGTTCGAGAATTGAGCGATGAGTTAGAAAAACGGGGAATTAAAGTCGATTTTGCTATCCATCCTGTCGCGGGAAGAATGCCGGGACATATGAATGTGTTACTGGCAGAGGCAAACGTTTCGTACGACCAACTCTACGAAATGGATGCAATTAATCCGACAATGGATACAGTGGATGTTTGTATTGTGATCGGAGCAAACGACGTTGTTAATCCTGCCGCCCGTACCGATAAAGGAAGTCCGATCTACGGTATGCCAATTATCAATGTGGATAAAGCGAAAACGGTGATCGTGATGAAGCGATCGATGGCGACCGGATTTGCGGGGATTGAAAATCCTCTCTTCTATGAACCGAATACGAAAATGTTATTCGGCGATGCTAAAAAAGTGATGCAGGAATTGGTTTCGGAATTTAAGAAAGGATAACGTTTTTTTATAGAGATGACCTTTCATTATCTGACATCATGGTAACTTACACAGAGTGACGACCTTCGGGTCGTCTTTCTGTTTTTAAAAACATTGAAACATTATTTCTTATGCCCCAATATAATACCGAATACCTTCTAGGAGTTAATCAGGCTGAGTTTGACCGGCTGCAGTTTCAGCACAGTGTCTGGCGTTCCAATACGAATGCATTTTTCGACAGACTCGGAGTCGGGAAAGGATGGAACTGTCTTGATGTCGGTGCGGGACCCGGTTTTGTTTCATTCGAACTTCGTGAACGCATAGGCGAAAGCGGCGCCGTCACAGCCTTGGAGCCTTCAACAATGTTTCTGGATTGGTTTGCACAGCAGATAAAAGAGAAACAGTGGAAAAATGTTCATGTCATGAACGGAACGGCAGAAGACGTTGTACTTCCTCAACAGCAGTTCGATCTGATCTTTGTGCGGTGGGTGATTGCCTTTGTTTCACAACCAGAAAAATTTTTCACGCAGCTTCTTAGCGCACTGAAACCGAACGGCATCATCGCCATTCAGGACTATTACTATGAAGGATTATCCTTGTTTCCCCGCGGAGGTGCGTTTGACGGAATGGCCGATGTTGTGCGAGCGTACTATCACACTGTCGGCGGCGATCCGTACATCACCGGAAAAATACCCGAATGGTTTAAAAAATACAATATGCAGACGATTGATTACGCTCCGCATTCAAATGCAGGAGGACCTGAGAGTCCTATCATGGAATGGGGACACCGGTTTTTCTCCACACATATTCAGCATATGGTGGACAAACACTTGATGACGCAGTCTCAAGGTGACGCAATGCTTGCCGATTGGATGGCGCATCGCACCAATCCTGACGCAATATTTTTTTCGCCAATTGTTGTGGATGTTGCAGGAAGAAAAAAAGTGTAGTTCATTCCAATGAATTGTATTCGAGGTCGCCGACCTCGAATACAAGAGATTTTGTTATCTCTAGAAGATTACAGTTTCACCATCCATCCTTATGAAAATCTGATTATATTTTTAATCTCGCCTCTATCTGCCGGACTCTATGCAGGAATGTGTGTATCGAAGGTTGGCGATCTCGTATACAAAAGCCTTTGTTACTTTCCTTTTTACATTTTGATTTGGTTAGAATCGATGGTAAATTATGATTGGAAATATTGGTTTTTTGGCGTTATTGCATTGCTGAATGTTCTTCTGGAGGTTTCATGAAAAGAATATCTGTTTTATTTATCCTAATATCATTCTATTCAATTTCATTCTTTGGTTGCAGCACTATTCGACCAATTTCAGGAACTTCTAGCCAGACAATTCCACGGGCAGAACGGGAATTTCGCGGAGTGTGGGTGGCAACCGTTGGAAATATCGATTGGCCTAGTAAACCGGGATTAACGACTGAAGAACAGCAGCGTGAAGCATTGGCAATTCTTGATACTGTTGTTGCGTTGAACATGAATGCTGTTGTATTCCAAGTTCGACCGCATTGCGATGCATTGTATGTAAGTTCGTTGGAACCATGGTCGTATTATCTTACCGGAGTCCAGGGGAAAGCACCGGATCCTTTCTATGATCCTCTCCAATTTTGGATTGATGAAGCACACAAACGGGGTATAGAACTACACGCGTGGTTCAATCCTTACCGTGCACTCTTGACTCGCGGAAATGAAATCTCAGATTCTTCAATCGTGAAGAAACG
Proteins encoded in this window:
- a CDS encoding GDP-L-fucose synthase — encoded protein: MDKNSKIYIAGHRGLVGSAILRLLQERGYSNLLYKTHTELDLTDQAEVKEFFEQEKPEYVFLAAARVGGIHANNSYPAEFIYENLAVQNNVIHFSYLNGAKKLCFLGSSCIYPKLAPQPMKEDYLLDGKLEPTNEPYAIAKIAGIEMAKSYNRQYGTNYISVMPTNLYGPNDNFDLQNSHVLPALIRKFVEAKEKNHPSVVLWGSGKPRREFLYVDDMADACIFLMNTYDGNEFVNIGTGEDVTILEVAQLIKEIVGYQGVLEFDATKPDGTPRKLLDVSRINALGWKATVSLKDGLVKAIDWYKKNREM
- a CDS encoding TlpA disulfide reductase family protein, with amino-acid sequence MNYVITALFALSLLSCQSKTEQQSNNQQASSQYRENVSLLLTNKQPNGEQAPDFTWYNQDGKQVSFVEYSKGKAVLVNFWATWCGPCVRETPDLVELSKEYASQGIAFIGISADRGDDAMDLVSEFVKKYQVTYPIVIDNGNLEEAFGGLRGYPTTFYIDRSGKIVKKMIGMQSKEKFAQELKSIL
- a CDS encoding sigma-70 family RNA polymerase sigma factor encodes the protein MFPIFSTVIHQDPRHKEFEQQTLPHMEVLYNYGIRMTGNKEDASDLLQETFLKAYRFWDKFEQGTNLRAWLFRIMKNTYINLYRKEAKEPDKVDYDEIEGYYNLIRDQNSDDNDLQEKIFGQLLDDDVSKALELLPEEFRTVVILCDIEGLAYEEIAEFLQIPVGTVRSRLHRGRKLLYARLYDYAKKRGFIKKEAND
- a CDS encoding bifunctional YncE family protein/alkaline phosphatase family protein, whose amino-acid sequence is MKQLFLSVLCLFLCGCTSYTSQKQSTQNDHASNRWLPNGHFLTPAGTSISTGEFPLGMALSPDKKSLVVVNSGYYQQTLSIVNVTNRSIMQTLPIRKSWMGAAWGPYGDYFFVTAGNDNKVYRYGFHNDSAWYLNSIKLAEEAPAAFISPTGLAITSEGDKIYTVSRITPALYKLDAYSNTIEKTLEFSSPLYSCVLDEVRKLIYVSEWGSAKVAVVHADDLVSIKEIEVGNHPSAMVMNKKGTHLFVSNSGENNVSVINLQTLLVEEIIDVALKVGSPIGSTPNALAMGQGDSTLYVALADNNAVAVVKIVTIGKSVVKGFIPVGWYPTAIECADSVLIVANGRGETSGKNLNKENVFEYLKGTLSFIPVPSDKELEEYTSAVLSNNPYTREQSFSDWNADNPIPHSVADSKKSPIKYLFYVIKEMRSYDDLFGDMIIGNGDTLFAKYGKNVVPNHQSLAEEFVLFDNFYANGQNSVNGMQWSVGAYSTDYTEKTVPTLFGRRGGVYNYEHDGIASPKSGYLWDAAKKINLTVRNYGMFIDEEASTRGEIIPLAKRLFNITSPIYRGWDLNYSDTSRIAAWMKEFDNYERGDSLPRLSLIRLPNDHTNGRVSRIKSQNAFVADNDLALGKLVERISHSKYWKESAIFVLESSANGGSDHVDAHRSAMFIISPYSKRKFVDSRHYTTTSVLKTIELILGIPPMTQHDAGAVPLYRSFQSVPDTTAYSVKKNIVPLNELTTVSPQNLQK
- a CDS encoding Re/Si-specific NAD(P)(+) transhydrogenase subunit alpha, with translation MIISIPKENSAVETRVPVLPLTVEKLVKKGAKIHVEAGIGASLGITDEEYKKAGASIEKNRKKLFASGDIVLRLRKPESKELALLKKGAIHISYLDPFNESKLITEIAKKNISAISMEMIPRSTRAQKMDALSSQASLAGYAAVIVAANHIQKIFPMMMTPAGTIQPSKVFIIGAGVAGLQAIATAKRLGAKVDAFDTRPVAKNDVLSLGAKFVEVDLGETGQTAQGYAKALTEEQLKKQRDVMKQYCAQADVVITTAQVFGRKAPVIVTKEMVGAMKPGSVIVDLAVETGGNVEGAVAGKIVEKNGVKIIGIKNMPARVAMNASLMYSNNLFNLLDEFWNKETKQFDLKLDDDIIKSCLITHGGKIVHPNFIPKKNEK
- a CDS encoding NAD(P) transhydrogenase subunit alpha, producing MQIELIYILILAGFVGFEIIKKVTPTLHTPLMSATNAISGISLVGSLVVAGVAGGGEHSDISHLLGFVAVTAATINVVGGFMITERMLKMFKKKERKS
- a CDS encoding NAD(P)(+) transhydrogenase (Re/Si-specific) subunit beta; its protein translation is MNYYMELVYLASSVLFIMGLKGLSHPESARRGMHLAEIGMFMAVVGTLVSGKIITWEWIIAGIAIGSVIGAAMSIFMPMTAMPQRIALSHAFGALAAVLVGINEYIEKSYHGEITNGLMSALGFEVLFGALTVTGSLMAFGKLNEMIKGAPITYKGQNIVNITLFLITVGMFVYLIFSPYDATVFYTMIALSFLIGIFIVLPIGGADMPVVISLMNSYAGLAAAATGFAIDNKVLIIAGSLDGSSGFILSIVMSKAMNRSFANVLFGAVGSPQVDTSKLHEDRPITRFGIEDTKFVLEQAERVVVVPGYGMAVAQAQHTVRELSDELEKRGIKVDFAIHPVAGRMPGHMNVLLAEANVSYDQLYEMDAINPTMDTVDVCIVIGANDVVNPAARTDKGSPIYGMPIINVDKAKTVIVMKRSMATGFAGIENPLFYEPNTKMLFGDAKKVMQELVSEFKKG
- a CDS encoding class I SAM-dependent methyltransferase; translation: MPQYNTEYLLGVNQAEFDRLQFQHSVWRSNTNAFFDRLGVGKGWNCLDVGAGPGFVSFELRERIGESGAVTALEPSTMFLDWFAQQIKEKQWKNVHVMNGTAEDVVLPQQQFDLIFVRWVIAFVSQPEKFFTQLLSALKPNGIIAIQDYYYEGLSLFPRGGAFDGMADVVRAYYHTVGGDPYITGKIPEWFKKYNMQTIDYAPHSNAGGPESPIMEWGHRFFSTHIQHMVDKHLMTQSQGDAMLADWMAHRTNPDAIFFSPIVVDVAGRKKV